A region of the Methyloprofundus sedimenti genome:
ATAGTTTTTCAGCAAATTGGTATGACAGCATTGTTAGCATTGATGGCTTTGGCAATGTTTTTAGATATAGAGCGCTTATTTCAATAACGAACAGCCCCTAAGGCCATGTTCTTAATTCTATGGATTAATTATGAAAAAATTTATACAGATTTTATTAGCAGGTAGCTTGTGTTTATCTGTTTTTGCACACGCGGATGTGGATAAAGAAGCACTGAAAACAAAGTTAAAGGAAACCATGCCCTCATTGACTATTGAGGATATAAAACCTTCAGAAATAAAAGGTTTGTATGAGGTTATGGCTGGTGCAAATATATTCTATGTTTCAGAAGATGGAAGGTATCTTATTCAGGGGCGCATGTTTGACTTAGTGGACAAAAAAGATCTAACTGAAGAAAAATTAGCTGTGGCTAAAGCAGCTTTGATCAATGCAGTGCCATTAGAAGAAATGATCATTTTCAAAGCACCTATGCAGAAATATGTGATCAATATTTTTACTGATATCGATTGTGGTTATTGTCGTAAGTTACATTCAGAAATTGATCAGTATATGGCAGAAGGCATCACTGTAAGGTATTTATTCTTTCCACGCGCAGGGAAAGATTCGGAATCATATAAAAAGGCAGTTTCAGTCTGGTGCTCGGATGATAAAAATGCAGCATTAACAGCAGCTAAAACCAGCACAAATCCACCACCTGAAAAGACCTGTAAAAATCCGGTAGAGAAACAGATGGCTTTAGGTGATGAGTTAGGCGTGCGTGGTACACCGATGATGATTAGCCCAAAAGGGTATGTTTATCCAGGTTATATGCCTGCCAAAAAATTAGCTGAAGCGCTAAGTCAGGAACAATAAAAAAGTAGGTCAGAACGATAGTTCGCTAAGTTTAGATAAGAGGCATAGAGCTATGTTACGATTAAATTTGCATACAAAACACTGCTGGCACTATGCTACAAAATATAAAAAAATAATTAAATTGGAGAAATGATATGACTGATAACTGGATTGCACCTTCTATTCTTTCAGCGGATTTCGCAAGATTAGGCGAAGAAGTAGATAATGTTTTAGCCTCAGGTGCGGATGTTGTGCATTTTGATGTAATGGATAATCACTTTGTACCAAATTTAACTATTGGACCATTGGTTTGCGAAGCCCTTAGAAAACATGGTGTCACTGCACCCATTGATGTTCATTTAATGGTACAGCCTGTTGATCGTATTATTCCT
Encoded here:
- a CDS encoding DsbC family protein, whose amino-acid sequence is MKKFIQILLAGSLCLSVFAHADVDKEALKTKLKETMPSLTIEDIKPSEIKGLYEVMAGANIFYVSEDGRYLIQGRMFDLVDKKDLTEEKLAVAKAALINAVPLEEMIIFKAPMQKYVINIFTDIDCGYCRKLHSEIDQYMAEGITVRYLFFPRAGKDSESYKKAVSVWCSDDKNAALTAAKTSTNPPPEKTCKNPVEKQMALGDELGVRGTPMMISPKGYVYPGYMPAKKLAEALSQEQ